One segment of Alnus glutinosa chromosome 2, dhAlnGlut1.1, whole genome shotgun sequence DNA contains the following:
- the LOC133861375 gene encoding uncharacterized protein LOC133861375, with translation MAVALEGFSIRQYAAKMRTVDVVKCWPFGKDDSEEDIHAFLPPITVANFRWWSHELHAFNSNQIHQGGVRFSTNETEFGAHKAHLLQKSDAEDEKFDMVCPVCRAFTAATVNAVNSHVDSCLAQSSHKELRRQMKKLAMKAKTTKLPKKRSIAEIFAVAPQIEAVDVDDDQNVDEDSSGEEDKFGSCKVWSGANHVVSTIKGRKNTNKKMRMKKKKKKKKNKKKRRVLEEKGMATIVSKLKKNKKKLKKKAVKDGSLANKEGLHKLKLPPPADFARKLNGSSCTKRFPLAILDTASMQGKKPSLKCLSMQKKLKVVQTSKLIAKHQKPVFPVRSILKNHKKVIPRLNSAICKLQCNQVNHSGIQRPDRHVRFSGKDDILGPRKKNISDAFEHSSGDQFSDAFATLSEDQSTERDKEVSPMEVDGTDNDVFVSTDSGTEVQPIARKKQLLNTGDHIDIPCLLRPHVTFQDKTKHFPEKSVSLSQVAIHDDQMHMFNQGHSTMSCKPASVGIPRLISALEERHNPCVNAQVGGNVIRAFNESGKLIDHFVDSIHGVSAISSIADKRASSQPSSSCFVLDENANRRLSFLSQSATDNFSGSTLHHQPFCHVSPIELMNSICQSPERTQKAVSFRENCMDDGFFGLPLNSQGELIQFSSSGKGGFDQHWLPSTITGSSSSLPVHNLVLPQSTGDYLSVKKRHFVEREHPTDPLNLFPVQNYVTENPKVHLPARLGVTELEGTGRSDVQWLNSERGSNHSARQIDSEMSLSDTSFTGYRQYNQVQNPNTNAIFHSKDSSDKILLNSNQTTMRLMGKDVAVGRSSKEMQGFEDGKVWTDKEIITDDCPTSTAMDNSSMERNFLQDWMLQPASVKSNDTVGQSLGIQCNHMSRSNLLLKASESRFSNPFSNWQTNVVHRNGSLTINKNPGDNVHSFVHSSASPAMFGGAPSLQEPFMSRAEDLRVGSQLPLLSGPHITCHHMPWNPVELKNKQNLPHAAKSAFNFPFLHPDCRDSVQTSWFQGSPKSLPPWLLHAQQDKPLIASSQPFSDVGGRYLPHIISGTNCFPSPLVNHLPVSYPYNPMNSQSYIKNTLSPAPILHPPPVPAIPGVNSASNKGYRNRIKFKDTVKSKAFGIKVPDPCKKPKRPAAKADCLTKPTRISNLEMQKDLSAVMGLRRENCGVDVQCNAGGVEFDPSRDKGIMLECCPNQNQKDVLQSSSGIDSSQVDNSARLGPIKLSAGAKHILKPSQATDQDNSRLIHSTLPFAMEKNCASVPESQKKLTKIYRF, from the exons ATGGCGGTGGCGCTTGAGGGCTTCTCGATCCG ACAGTATGCCGCGAAGATGAGGACTGTCGACGTGGTCAAGTGCTGGCCCTTCGGCAAAGACGACTCGGAGGAAGATATCCATGCCTTTCTTCCCCCGATCACTGTCGCCAACTTCCGCTGGTGGTCCCACGAGCTCCATGCCttcaattccaatcaaatcCACCAAGGAGGAGTACGATTTTCAACAAATGAGACTGAATTTGGCGCTCACAAGGCTCATCTGCTCCAGAAATCCGATGCGGAGGACGAGAAATTTGACATGGTTTGCCCGGTTTGCCGGGCCTTCACAGCGGCCACGGTGAATGCGGTTAATTCCCATGTTGATAGCTGCCTCGCTCAGTCTTCGCATAAGGAGTTGCGGCGACAAATGAAGAAGCTGGCGATGAAGGCAAAGACCACGAAGCTACCCAAGAAGAGGTCGATTGCGGAGATTTTCGCGGTGGCGCCGCAGATCGAAGCAGTAGATGTTGACGATGATCAAAATGTGGATGAAGATAGCAGTGGAGAAGAAGACAAGTTTGGCAGTTGCAAGGTGTGGAGTGGGGCTAATCATGTGGTTTCAACAATCAAGGGGAGGAAGAACACAAACAAGAAGATgaggatgaagaagaaaaagaagaagaagaagaacaagaagaagagaagggttTTGGAAGAGAAAGGTATGGCAACAATTGTGAGCAAgttgaagaagaacaagaagaagttgaagaagaaggcTGTGAAAGATGGGTCACTTGCAAACAAG GAGGGTTTGCATAAGCTCAAACTGCCACCTCCAGCTGATTTCGCTAGAAAACTGAATGGTTCATCATGTACTAAGAGGTTTCCATTAGCCATCTTGGATACTGCTTCTATGCAAGGAAAGAAACCAAGTCTAAAATGCTTATCTATGCAAAAGAAGCTCAAAGTTGTTCAAACATCCAAATTAATTGCAAAGCACCAGAAGCCAGTGTTTCCTGTTCGCAGCATTctcaaaaaccataaaaaagttattcCTAGGCTGAACTCTGCaatttgcaaattgcaatgTAATCAAGTAAATCATTCTGGTATCCAAAGGCCTGACAGGCATGTGAGGTTCTCAGGTAAGGATGACATACTTGGTCCaaggaagaaaaatatctcAGATGCCTTCGAGCACAGCAGTGGTGACCAATTTTCAGATGCTTTTGCTACTTTATCAGAGGACCAGTCCACTGAACGTGATAAAGAAGTTTCCCCTATGGAGGTAGATGGAACTGAtaatgatgtttttgttagtacAGATAGTGGAACTGAGGTTCAACCTATAGCCAGGAAGAAACAGTTGCTCAATACGGGTGATCATATTGATATACCATGTCTTCTGAGGCCACATGTTACCTTTCAAGATAAAACAAAGCATTTTCCAGAGAAATCAGTTTCTCTAAGTCAAGTTGCAATTCATGATGATCAAATGCATATGTTTAATCAAGGCCATTCAACTATGTCATGTAAACCCGCATCTGTTGGCATCCCTAGACTTATTTCTGCACTTGAAGAAAGGCATAATCCTTGTGTAAATGCTCAAGTAGGTGGTAATGTTATTAGAGCTTTCAATGAGAGTGGAAAGCTGATTGATCATTTTGTGGATTCTATCCATGGCGTTTCTGCAATCAGTTCAATAGCCGACAAAAGGGCATCATCGCAGCCATCATCatcttgttttgttttagaTGAAAATGCGAACAGGAGGCTGTCATTTCTGTCTCAATCTGCCACAGATAATTTTAGTGGAAGTACGTTACATCACCAACCATTTTGTCATGTGTCTCCGATAGAGTTGATGAATAGCATATGTCAGTCTCCAGAGCGGACGCAAAAAGCAGTTTCCTTCAGAGAAAATTGCATGGATGACGGATTTTTTGGTTTGCCTCTCAACTCACAAGGTGAGTTAATCCAGTTTAGTTCAAGTGGGAAAGGTGGGTTTGACCAGCACTGGCTGCCAAGTACAATAACTGGCTCTTCCAGTAGCTTGCCTGTGCATAATCTTGTCCTGCCACAAAGTACTGGGGATTATTTAAGTGTGAAGAAGAGGCATTTTGTCGAGAGAGAACATCCAACAGATCCATTAAACTTGTTTCCTGTGCAGAATTATGTTACAGAGAACCCTAAAGTACATTTGCCAGCTAGGTTAGGTGTCACTGAATTAGAAGGTACTGGAAGATCAGATGTTCAGTGGCTTAATTCTGAGAGGGGGAGCAACCACTCTGCCCGCCAGATTGATTCGGAGATGAGCCTGTCTGATACCTCTTTCACTGGATACAGACAATATAACCAGGTGCAGAACCCAAATACTAACGCGATTTTTCATTCTAAAGACAGTTCAGATAAAATCTTGCTAAATTCTAACCAAACAACAATGCGTTTGATGGGTAAAGATGTAGCAGTTGGTAGAAGTAGCAAAGAGATGCAAGGATTTGAGGATGGAAAGGTCTGGACTGATAAGGAGATCATTACAGATGATTGTCCTACAAGTACTGCCATGGACAATTCATCCATGGAGAGAAATTTTCTGCAGGATTGGATGTTACAACCTGCATCAGTAAAATCAAATGACACTGTAGGTCAGTCATTAGGAATTCAGTGCAATCACATGTCACGGAGCAACTTACTGTTGAAAGCTTCAGAGTCTAGGTTTTCTAACCCATTCTCCAATTGGCAAACTAATGTTGTGCATCGAAATGGCAGCCTTACCATCAACAAAAACCCAGGTGATAATGTGCATTCTTTTGTTCATTCATCTGCTTCCCCGGCAATGTTTGGTGGTGCACCCAGCCTCCAGGAACCCTTTATGTCTAGAGCTGAAGATCTAAGAGTCGGTTCTCAGTTACCACTGCTTTCTGGCCCTCACATTACCTGTCATCATATGCCTTGGAATCCTGTTGAGCTTAAAAACAAGCAGAATCTACCTCATGCTGCAAAATCGGCCTTTAACTTTCCATTCTTGCATCCAGATTGTAGAGACAGTGTTCAAACCTCTTGGTTTCAGGGATCCCCAAAGAGCCTGCCCCCTTGGTTGTTACATGCACAACAGGACAAACCACTAATTGCGTCCTCTCAACCTTTTTCTGATGTGGGTGGTAGATATCTTCCCCATATTATCTCTGGAACTAATTGTTTTCCTTCTCCACTTGTGAATCATTTACCAGTTTCTTATCCCTACAATCCCATGAACTCTCAATCATACATCAAGAATACGCTCTCTCCAGCACCTATACTTCACCCTCCACCTGTTCCTGCCATTCCTGGAGTTAATTCAGCTTCCAACAAGGGCtataggaacagaattaagttCAAAGATACTGTGAAATCAAAAGCTTTTGGTATCAAAGTGCCTGATCCTTGCAAGAAACCCAAGAGGCCTGCGGCTAAAGCAGATTGTTTAACAAAGCCCACCAGGATATCTAATTTAGAAATGCAAAAAGATTTAAGTGCTGTGATGGGGTTAAGGAGAGAAAACTGCGGTGTGGACGTTCAATGTAATGCAGGAGGTGTTGAATTCGATCCCAGCAGGGATAAAGGAATCATGTTAGAATGTTGCCCAAATCAGAATCAAAAGGACGTGCTTCAAAGTTCAAGTGGCATTGATTCCTCTCAAGTGGATAATTCGGCAAGATTAGGTCCTATTAAACTAAGTGCAGGAGCAAAACACATCCTGAAACCTAGTCAAGCTACAGATCAGGATAACTCTAGGCTAATCCATTCAACCCTCCCGTTTGCTATGGAAAAAAATTGTGCTAGTGTACCAGAATCTCAGAAGAAGCTAACAAAgatttacaggttttag
- the LOC133861583 gene encoding HVA22-like protein f, with the protein MGVLGAIARHLDTLVGPGVMLLYPLYASMRAIESPSTLDDQQWLTYWVLYSFITLFELSCWKVLAWFPIWPYMKLVFCMWLVLPIFNGAAYIYGSIVRKYVKMGGVVSSTYSEDHKKALQMMTLDARKSVERYIDRHGPEAFERVIKAAEREVKKN; encoded by the exons ATGGGCGTTCTCGGAGCAATAGCCAGACATTTGGACACATTAGTcgg GCCTGGAGTGATGCTTCTATATCCTTT ATACGCATCAATGCGAGCAATTGAGAGTCCATCAACCCTAGACGATCAGCAGTGGCTAACATACTGGGTTTTATACTCCTTCATAACCCTTTTCGAGCTTTCTTGTTGGAAAGTTCTTGCTTG GTTTCCGATTTGGCCATACATGAAGCTCGTGTTTTGCATGTGGCTGGTGCTGCCAATATTTAACGGGGCGGCATATATTTACGGGAGTATTGTGAGGAAGTATGTTAAGATGGGGGGCGTTGTGAGCTCAACTTATTCTGAGGACCACAAGAAGGCGCTCCAGATGATGACCCTCGACGCAAGAAAATCCGTAGAGCGTTACATTGATAGACATGGGCCTGAAGCGTTTGAGAGAGTCATCAAAGcg GCTGAAAGAGAAGTAAAGAAGAACTGA
- the LOC133860320 gene encoding uncharacterized protein LOC133860320, whose product MAFLGHFVTKDVIVVDRGKVKAVVNYARPSNAHKVRSFLGLAGYYKRFVEAFSRLAAPLTRLTRKNDKFQWLEECEQSFQKLKQRLVTATDSHYFIGDCQGRTSETYGVLATSPIPELKWEHISMKFVYGFPRASSGQDAVWVIVDRLTKMTHFLPIKMTYIMDWYTELYIKEIVRLHGIPAIARLEGQLESLVAEVTKIEEEELQGQVMVEGHYMIDKDDSSNPRHEHVQATATFESENDNEEEEKEEHLEQTTPLPNPNMSNDKEGYDIQRLPAQ is encoded by the exons ATGGCATTTTTGGGGCACTTTGTCACCAAGGATGTCATTGTAGTGGACCGAGGTAAAGTAAAGGCGGTGGTTAACTACGCGAGACCGTCAAATGCCCACAAGGTACGGAGTTTCCTAGGCCTTGCTGGCTATTACAAGAGGTTTGTGGAAGCGTTCTCTAGGCTAGCTGCACCTTTGACCAGACTAACCAGGAAgaatgacaagtttcagtggtTAGAAGAATGCGAGCAAAGTTTTCAAAAGCTGAAGCAACGCTTAGTCACGGCAACCGATTCTCACTATTTCATCGGGGACTG TCAAGGCAGAACATCAGAGACTTACGGGGTCCTTGCAACCTCACCTATTCCAGAATTGAAATGGGAACACATTTCAATGAAATTCGTGTATGGCTTTCCTAGAGCTTCGAGTGGCCAAGATGCAGTGTGGGTCATTGTGGATCGGTTGACTAAGATGACACACTTTCTACCCATCAAGATGACTTACATTATGGATTGGTACACGGAGCTTTATATCAAGGAGATTGTACGACTGCATGGAATTCCA GCGATTGCCCGGTTAGAAGGACAGCTTGAATCtctggttgctgaagtcaccaAAATAGAGGAAGAGGAGCTTCAGGGTCAAGTGATGGTTGAAGGGCATTACATGATTGATAAGGATGATTCCAGCAATCCTcgtcatgagcatgtccaagccaCCGCAACATTTGAGAGTGAGAATGacaatgaagaggaagaaaaagaggagcacctggagcagACAACGCCCCTGCCAAATCCAAAtatgtccaatgacaaggaa